The sequence below is a genomic window from Colletotrichum destructivum chromosome 4, complete sequence.
TGTTGTTTTTTCTCGATGCGGCAGCAGTTCCGTCAGATCATCGTCGTGTGCGGCATGGAGGTGAAAGGGGAGATGGGACAATGGTGCTCGTTGTGACTTTCAAGCAGCTTCCCAAAAATCAGCCACTTCCGGCGCCGACAAACGCAATGGCGGTTTTTTCTCAGGCCATGTCCAATGTGCAAGttcgccctccccccctccccccctggcTTCCGAGGCCGTCGGGCGAAGTCGACTTTTTACTTCAAGGCTCTCACTATGCCGATTTTCTTTACTTGTCTGGGACGAAGGTTCACAATGGAAGAGGCTCGGAAATTCAAATCTGGATTGAATGACACGCTCCTCGCGAATCAATCAATGATTTTGACTCAGCGGAGCAGGCGAAGCTTGCCCCTCCAAGACACTTGTGCACgccacaccacacacaccacacccTCTCCGATACCATTTCGTCTCAACAATCTCCTCCCAGGAGGCCTTGCGAGGTGACGTATCACAGATAGCTTAGGCGAGAGGCATCTCCGGCACTGGCCAAGCCGCATCTCGACCATGTCTTGGCCGTGTCTTGTTCATCAGGTCCGATCCGGACCCGTGGGGCGGGCGAGGAATGACCGGGCCGGGGGTTTCGGGCTCAGTTGGCGGAGGTGCGGGGTAACCGGCTGCCAAGCGCCGGTCCGGTTCCGGCGGCCACTCACCTACCTTTTTATGTACGAATACAGCAGACTATCAGTCCGGCCTAGGTCCTCCCTTCTCACTCCTTGGCTATATTTGGCGACCTCTCATCCCATCAGATATTATCCTTACCAACACAGCCAGTGAAGCAGGCCATGCCACACAAGGCACGcgtgctcctcgtcggcggcggcggcattggcACCATAGCCGCCCTCAATCTCGAACACGGGGGCCTGGCCGAAGTCACAGCCGTGCTCCGTTCCAACTTCGACATCGTCAGCCGCAAAGgcttctccatcatctcaTGCGACCACGGCACCTTGGAGAATTGGCGTCCCGCCCGAGGTCAGTCTGCtgtctgccgccgccgtcttttCCGCGACGGCCGGCGATCAGGTTTATGCCCGACGCTGACATCTCTGCAGTCTTGAGCTCCGTCCCGAACACATCAGAAGCAATCTCCGAGGAACGGTATGACTACCTCGTTTGCTGCACCAAGAACGTCCCCGACGCCGGCTCGCCGCTCCCTGACATCGTCGCCCCCGCCGTCACCCTCGGCCACACCGTCATTGTTCTCATCCAAAACGGGCTCAACATCCAGCGGCCCTTCTTCGACCGCTTCCCATCCAACATCGTCCTCTCGGGTGTGAgccgcgtcgacgcccacgAGGTGTCTCCCGGCGTCGTTGAGCAGAAACAGCACGACCTGCTGCACATCGGCGCCTTCCGGAACCCccgccttgacgacgacgaggagcagcaggcccgCGCTGTGCGGCGCTTCGTGGCGCTCTACGCCGCCGGAGGGGCGGCCACGTGTCTACACGAGCCggacgtcgacctcgaccgtTGGCGCAAGCTCGTGTACAACGCCTCGTTCAACCCGATCTGCGCCCTCACGGGCCTGAACGCCAGCGAGCTGCAGATGACAGGCAAGACGATGGACGCGATGGTCATCCCGGCCATGAGGGAGGTCCtcgcggtggcggcggcggcgggccacGAGATTCCTGGGGACATCGTGGAGAAGACCATCCAGCTCAACCCCGTCGAGGAAAACATCAAGCCCAGCATGCAAGTCGACTTTGAAAAGGTGAGCTCTCTTACGTCGACCTTAACACGGCATCTTCGAGATTGGAAGGGTTCGGGGTGCTTACACGTTTTGCAGGGCAACCTGATTGAGCACGAAAACATCCTCGGCGAAGTGGTCCGGGAAGCGCAGAGGCACAACGTCGCCACGCCCATCTTGACCGTCCTGTACGAACTATGCTGCGCCCATCAGTGGAGGttcaagaaggacaagggcCTTGGATGTTGAGACGACGAGAAGCGTGTCAATTGGCGTATTGTCTTCAGCAGAAGAGCGTCTACGGATTCGCCTGGACTGCCTTTTCGAGAAGGCGGGTCTCGTCTTTGACTGTCGAAAAGACCACCAGATAtacgatggcgacgaggaggcgatCAGAGCTCTTGGGGCTATGTTAGAAAGGCAGCGTTCTCTACTACCGACTCAGAGATACTGACAATCACAGAAAAGGTCTGAATCAACGAGACGGATTGAAGTCCGCCAATACATTATTCAGAGCCACAGGTTGGCCGCCTTGTCGCCCGCGTCTCAAAAAAAAGGCCCAGCTCAACCTTTGTTCCTCGGTATCGAATCATCTCCCGTGCCCTACGGCTGTTCTGAGAGATCCGGCGGCGTCTATCAAGAATTTCGCTGTTAGCTGTGTATTCCCAAGGCGTGGTCGGGTTTCGACCATGGCTCTCGTCCAAAGTGCTCTGACTCTAACAAGACAACTGGACCGACTGCCGTGCCTTTTGACTGGCTTGGCAAACACTTTCAACTCTGGCTTCGGCACTGTTCGATGCTGACGGACGGCTTATTTTCTGTATCTAGCACATCAATTTCATCGACACACCGTTTCTCCTAATATATCGTGGTGGATTACTCAGTATGACGGGAAACTCCCtcgctgctgccgacaaCAAGAGCAGAGGTGAGCCGGCAAACCCTGGCCCCTACCCTCGGCCATCTGATTCCGGACCAAGAGGTTGAACAGACGACACCCTTTGCATTTTTTCAACTCTTTGATCCTCTCAGCTGTCGTTTGAAGCACAGACTCAGCGTGTTCGGGCTCGTAGTCGTTCTCGTGATCGTTAttgccatcatcctcatcccgCGCACGTGGTCTTGGGGAAAAGTTCGCATCCGAAAACGGCCGTTGGAATAAGCAGCACAACCTGCTGAGAGCCCGTCGAGTTCGTCCAGTTGCTCCTCCGTGATGTCTCCACTCACCAGGAGCCGGGTCTACTCCCAGTCATGTGGTATTGTGGGCATACGCTCTCCAAGCCAGTCCCCGTTTCTCAGTACTTGGATCGATACTGGACCGGAGGGATGGAAGAAAATAAACAGGAGATTTTACGGCCTTTCCTGGGGCTACACTTGACCGCGTCCAAGCAGCAGAAGTGCCTTTCTGGTCGATGCCATCAGTGGGTGCCCAGACACTGTCGACTCCCTC
It includes:
- a CDS encoding Putative ketopantoate reductase ApbA/PanE, 6-phosphogluconate dehydrogenase-like domain superfamily produces the protein MPHKARVLLVGGGGIGTIAALNLEHGGLAEVTAVLRSNFDIVSRKGFSIISCDHGTLENWRPARVLSSVPNTSEAISEERYDYLVCCTKNVPDAGSPLPDIVAPAVTLGHTVIVLIQNGLNIQRPFFDRFPSNIVLSGVSRVDAHEVSPGVVEQKQHDLLHIGAFRNPRLDDDEEQQARAVRRFVALYAAGGAATCLHEPDVDLDRWRKLVYNASFNPICALTGLNASELQMTGKTMDAMVIPAMREVLAVAAAAGHEIPGDIVEKTIQLNPVEENIKPSMQVDFEKGNLIEHENILGEVVREAQRHNVATPILTVLYELCCAHQWRFKKDKGLGC